The following are from one region of the Planctomonas sp. JC2975 genome:
- a CDS encoding anthranilate synthase component I, which yields MSQPGTTTREQFDELVGSRRVIPVTRELFADGETPVGIYRKLAAAKPGTFLLESAEQGGIFSRYSFVGVASFGVLTQHGDRSVWLDYGLPADRAFGADAAPDLADTPSLDLLARLYERWRSEPVEGMPPLTGGLVGFIGWEAVRQLERLPDQPPADFDVPGQALCFVADLVSVDHRFGTVRLIANALVDDATQPDAEALWSDAQARLDRMQAGLSRPAEAHLESADFTVVPDAASRTRREDFLASVDTAKEHIRAGDVFQVVISQRFELPTDADPLDVYRVLRSLNPSPYMYLLTLERSGGAPYTVVGSSPEALVKVQDRRAYTHPIAGSRPRGATPEEDAELETELLADEKERAEHLMLVDLARNDLARVCVAGTVEVTEFMRVERFSHIMHIVSSVEGDLLEESTAIDVFRSTFPAGTLSGAPKPRALEIIDELEPAQRGVYGGVVGYFGFGGDADLAIAIRTATIMDGIARVQAGGGLVADSVPVSEFIESQNKAAAPLRAVAIANALERVV from the coding sequence ATGAGCCAGCCGGGCACGACTACCCGCGAGCAGTTCGACGAACTCGTCGGATCCCGACGCGTCATCCCGGTGACGCGCGAACTCTTCGCAGACGGCGAGACGCCCGTCGGCATCTATCGCAAGCTCGCCGCCGCGAAACCCGGCACGTTCCTGCTCGAGTCGGCCGAGCAGGGCGGCATCTTCTCGCGCTACTCCTTCGTCGGCGTCGCATCGTTCGGCGTGCTCACCCAGCACGGCGACCGTTCCGTCTGGCTGGACTACGGTCTGCCTGCCGACCGTGCATTCGGAGCGGATGCCGCTCCCGACCTCGCCGACACCCCTTCCCTCGACCTGCTGGCGCGCCTGTACGAACGCTGGCGTTCCGAGCCGGTGGAGGGCATGCCGCCGCTCACCGGCGGCCTCGTCGGATTCATCGGCTGGGAAGCAGTTCGACAGCTGGAGCGGCTCCCGGATCAGCCGCCGGCGGACTTCGACGTTCCGGGTCAGGCCCTCTGCTTCGTTGCGGACCTGGTCTCGGTCGACCACCGTTTCGGCACGGTGCGACTCATCGCGAACGCGCTCGTCGACGACGCGACGCAGCCGGATGCCGAAGCCCTCTGGTCCGATGCCCAGGCCCGTCTCGACCGGATGCAGGCCGGCTTGTCCCGGCCGGCGGAGGCGCATCTGGAGTCGGCGGACTTCACCGTCGTGCCCGACGCAGCCTCGCGCACGAGACGCGAGGACTTCCTGGCGTCGGTCGACACGGCGAAGGAGCACATCCGCGCCGGTGACGTCTTCCAGGTCGTGATCTCGCAACGGTTCGAGCTGCCGACGGATGCGGATCCGCTCGACGTGTACCGCGTGCTGCGCAGCCTCAACCCGAGCCCGTACATGTACCTGCTCACGCTGGAGCGTTCCGGCGGGGCGCCCTACACCGTGGTCGGCTCATCGCCGGAGGCGCTCGTCAAGGTGCAGGACAGGCGCGCGTACACGCATCCGATCGCCGGATCCCGGCCGCGGGGAGCGACTCCCGAGGAGGACGCCGAGCTCGAGACGGAGCTGCTCGCCGACGAGAAGGAGCGCGCGGAGCATCTGATGCTCGTCGACCTCGCCCGCAACGACCTCGCACGGGTATGCGTCGCCGGCACGGTCGAGGTCACCGAATTCATGCGGGTCGAGCGGTTCAGCCACATCATGCACATCGTCTCCTCGGTCGAGGGCGACCTCCTCGAGGAGTCGACGGCCATCGACGTGTTCCGCTCGACGTTCCCGGCCGGCACGCTCTCCGGCGCACCGAAGCCGCGCGCGCTGGAGATCATCGACGAGCTCGAGCCGGCCCAGCGCGGCGTCTACGGGGGAGTGGTCGGCTACTTCGGGTTCGGCGGCGACGCCGACCTCGCCATCGCCATCCGCACGGCGACGATCATGGACGGCATCGCGCGCGTGCAGGCCGGCGGCGGCCTCGTGGCCGATTCCGTTCCCGTGAGCGAGTTCATCGAGTCGCAGAACAAGGCGGCTGCACCGCTGCGTGCCGTCGCCATCGCGAACGCGCTGGAACGCGTGGTCTGA